From the Quercus lobata isolate SW786 chromosome 6, ValleyOak3.0 Primary Assembly, whole genome shotgun sequence genome, one window contains:
- the LOC115950471 gene encoding receptor-like protein EIX2, with the protein MGRFSFIVLLALVDFFLECSHFCWCTSATSTIACIEAERLALQDFKDSLTGNLNRLSSWTGQDCCKWEGVGCNNSNGHVIKLDLRNLVYPDSLGYVIEVSNRLKAKAVNPSLLELTYLEHLDLSWNDFMGSPIPIFLGSMQRLRYLNLSNARFNGVIPQQLGNLSKLHALDLSSGPSEYDFQLSVRNLQWLSQISSLRRLDLSWVNLSAAFDSVQVLNKLPFLVHLRLSSCGLDDHVSQFHDYVNSMFLEHFDISVNALQGPIPGVIKHMSVLKVLDLSANVFNSTIPLWLANLTNLVHLNLGFNNLTGEIPRALGNLTSLVVLDLSFNSLEGGIPGSLWNLCSLKVLDLANNRLNETISEPYKTISGCTGNGLEKLSLRWNKVRGPLSDWFSRFANLKILDLANNSIYGPIPASFGRLSNLRMLDLSHNSLNGTVPESFGQLSMLEKLLMSSNLLQGTISEVHFANLSRLEELDIGFNFLALKVNSDWVPPFQLNYINMKSCNIGPQFPAWLQTQKRVITLYLSNTSISDVLPQWFPKMKFSYLDLSFNQIRGRLPAFLKPDTLYMNLYLSSNKFEGPLPTFPSILNRLDLTDNLISGWIPEDIGNMTPTLDNLLLSGNQISGPIPNSLCKINTLRVLDLSKNRLYGDIPDCWSNFKILAVLDFSANNLSGFIPTSFGNATSLQSLHLSNNSLQGELPLSLRNCTGMVIFDVGENKLSGSVPRWIEESMLRLEILRLRSNMFDGIIPLEICQLAELQVLDLAHNNLSGIIPPCFGNLRGMISGNGTSSIGIYKWSTTYGENMVQFMKGKELEYTKTLKYLINMDLSVNKLTGTIPEELTNLAGLRGLNLSNNHLKGNMPAMIGNIRFLESMDFSRNQLSGSIPQSMSALTSLSHLNLSYNKLSGRIPSGNQLQTLDDPSIYIGNSQLCGFPLSKCVSPEPPQADNEGKDEGNGPEIEWLYIFMSAGYVTGLWGVLGVMMYKKNWRDAYFKFVDDIKEKTISRFKEKVATPNRSRTRSNHMEWSW; encoded by the coding sequence ATGGGGAGGTTCTCTTTTATTGTACTTCTAGCTCTTGTTGATTTCTTCCTTGAATGCTCACACTTTTGTTGGTGTACAAGTGCAACCTCAACTATTGCCTGCATAGAAGCAGAAAGACTGGCTCTTCAAGACTTCAAAGACAGCCTAACCGGCAACCTCAATCGGCTCTCTTCGTGGACAGGACAAGATTGCTGCAAATGGGAAGGAGTTGGCTGCAACAACAGCAATGGACATGTCATCAAGCTTGACCTCCGAAACCTGGTCTATCCAGATTCATTAGGATATGTTATTGAAGTTTCCAACCGGTTAAAAGCAAAAGCTGTTAACCCGTCTTTGCTGGAGTTGACATATTTGGAGCACTTGGACTTAAGCTGGAATGATTTCATGGGAAGCCCAATTCCCATTTTCCTTGGTTCAATGCAAAGATTGCGGTATCTAAATCTCTCTAATGCACGCTTCAATGGTGTAATCCCTCAGCAACTTGGTAATCTGTCTAAGTTGCATGCTCTTGATCTTAGTAGCGGTCCAAGTGAGTATGATTTTCAGCTCTCAGTAAGAAACCTTCAATGGCTTTCACAAATTTCATCTTTGAGACGCCTTGACTTGAGCTGGGTGAACCTTAGTGCAGCCTTTGACTCGGTTCAGGTACTCAACAAGCTACCTTTTTTGGTTCATTTACGCTTGTCATCATGTGGACTTGATGATCATGTTAGTCAGTTCCATGATTATGTTAATTCCATGTTTCTTGAACACTTTGATATTAGTGTAAACGCACTTCAGGGTCCCATCCCTGGTGTTATTAAGCACATGAGTGTGCTCAAAGTCCTTGACCTTTCAGCCAATGTCTTTAACTCTACAATTCCTCTGTGGTTGGCTAACCTGACAAACCTTGTGCATCTCAATCTTGGCTTTAATAATTTAACAGGTGAAATTCCAAGAGCTTTGGGGAACCTCACTTCTTTGGTTGTACTAGACTTGTCTTTTAATTCATTAGAGGGGGGCATACCAGGTTCTTTGTGGAATCTTTGTAGTTTGAAAGTGTTGGATTTAGCCAACAACAGATTAAATGAGACAATATCAGAGCCTTATAAAACTATATCCGGTTGCACTGGAAATGGTTTAGAGAAGTTGAGTTTGAGATGGAACAAGGTTAGAGGTCCTTTGTCTGATTGGTTTTCACGGTTTGCAAATCTCAAAATCCTTGATCTTGCGAACAACTCGATCTATGGTCCAATTCCAGCATCATTTGGGAGATTGTCCAACTTGAGAATGTTAGATCTTTCTCATAATAGTCTAAATGGAACAGTTCCAGAATCTTTTGGGCAACTTTCAATGCTTGAGAAGTTACTCATGTCCAGCAACCTCTTGCAAGGAACCATTTCTGAAGTTCACTTTGCAAATCTCTCAAGATTAGAAGAGCTAGACATTGGTTTCAACTTTTTGGCTTTAAAAGTAAATTCTGACTGGGTGCCCCCATTTCAACTCAATTATATAAACATGAAATCTTGCAATATTGGGCCTCAATTTCCTGCTTGGCTTCAAACGCAAAAAAGGGTTATCACATTGTATCTCTCTAACACAAGCATCTCAGATGTTCTTCCGCAGTGGTTtcccaaaatgaaattttcctaTCTGGACCTATCCTTCAACCAAATCAGGGGCAGGCTACCAGCATTTTTGAAACCAGATACTCTCTACATGAATCTATACCTGAGTTCCAACAAATTTGAAGGTCCCTTGCCAACTTTTCCTTCCATCCTAAACAGGTTGGATCTCACTGACAACTTAATTTCAGGTTGGATTCCAGAAGACATTGGCAACATGACGCCTACATTGGACAATTTACTTCTCTCTGGTAATCAAATAAGCGGTCCAATCCCAAACTCCTTGTGCAAAATAAATACCCTGCGAGTTCTTGATCTCTCCAAAAACAGGCTATATGGTGACATCCCAGATTGTTGGAGCAATTTCAAGATTTTGGCTGTTCTAGATTTTTCAGCCAACAACCTTTCTGGGTTCATCCCAACCTCATTTGGAAATGCAACATCACTGCAATCTTTGCACCTAAGCAACAACAGTCTTCAGGGAGAGCTTCCGTTATCATTGAGAAATTGTACAGGCATGGTTATTTTCGATGTTGGTGAAAATAAATTATCTGGAAGTGTGCCTAGATGGATTGAGGAGAGTATGTTGCGCCTTGAAATTCTTCGCCTACGATCAAATATGTTTGATGGCATTATTCCTTTAGAAATATGCCAGCTCGCTGAGCTTCAAGTACTTGACCTTGCACACAATAATCTATCAGGAATTATCCCTCCTTGTTTTGGCAATTTGAGGGGCATGATTTCTGGAAATGGGACAAGTAGTATTGGTATTTATAAATGGTCAACTACATATGGCGAAAACATGGTTCAGTTCATGAAAGGGAAGGAGCTCGAGTACACCAAGACACTTAAGTACCTAATTAACATGGATCTTTCTGTAAATAAATTGACAGGAACTATCCCAGAAGAGTTAACAAACCTTGCTGGACTACGTGGCTTGAACTTGTCCAATAACCATTTGAAAGGGAACATGCCTGCCATGATTGGCAACATAAGGTTCTTGGAGTCCATGGACTTCTCAAGAAACCAGCTTTCTGGCTCAATTCCACAAAGCATGTCTGCACTTACGTCTCTAAGCCATTTGAACTTGTCCTACAACAAACTATCAGGACGAATTCCATCAGGCAATCAGCTGCAGACCCTTGATGATCCATCCATTTACATTGGCAACTCTCAACTCTGTGGCTTTCCACTATCAAAGTGTGTGAGTCCGGAGCCACCTCAAGCTGACaatgaagggaaagatgaaggAAATGGACCTGAGATAGAATGGTTGTATATCTTTATGTCTGCCGGGTATGTGACTGGACTTTGGGGAGTTCTCGGTGTCATGATGTACAAGAAGAATTGGAGGGATGCTTATTTCAAATTTGTGGATGatatcaaagagaaaacaatatcaAGATTTAAGGAGAAGGTAGCTACGCCAAATAGGTCTAGGACCAGGAGCAACCACATGGAATGGAGCTGGTAA
- the LOC115993879 gene encoding uncharacterized protein LOC115993879: MLRRRLSSILSNSILSLRANTNPNPNVILQPLRLRFTQCLDSTTSILTVQKVPTVFESIRWYSLLSLNDLRDKVPRKQKTRKGRGIGSGKGKTAGRGHKGQRARGSGKLGFEGGQTPLRRRLPKRGFHNPFSLTFQPVGLGKIAKLINAGKIDSSELITMKTLKDTGAIGKQIKDGVRLMGRGAEQIKWPIHLEVSRVTVRAKEAVEAAGGSVRRVYYNKLGFRALLKPEWFEKKGRLLPKAARPPPKQRDKVDSIGRLPAPTKPIPFSVDEKEAASSSSA, encoded by the exons atgttgaGAAGAAGACTGTCTTCCATCCTCTCCAACTCAATCCTGTCACTCCGCGCCAATACCAATCCCAATCCCAATGTCATACTCCAACCTTTACGCTTACGCTTCACACAATGCCTTGACTCTACTACTTCCATATTGACTGTCCAGAAAGTGCCCACAGTTTTTGAGAGCATTAGGTGGTACAGCCTTTTGAGTCTGAACGATCTGAGAGACAAGGTCCCGAGGAAGCAGAAGACAAGGAAGGGCAGAGGAATTGGGTCAGGGAAAGGCAAGACTGCTGGGAGGGGTCACAAGGGACAGAGAGCCAGAGGCTCTGGGAAGCTCGGCTTTGAAGGGGGTCAGACCCCACTTCGTCGTCGTTTGCCCAAGCGTGGCTTCCATAATCCATTTAGTCTCACTTTTCAG CCAGTAGGCTTGGGAAAAATTGCCAAACTTATAAATGCTGGGAAGATAGATTCTTCTGAATTGATTACAATGAAAACACTCAAG GATACAGGGGCAATAGGAAAGCAAATAAAAGATGGAGTAAGATTGATGGGACGAGGTGCTGAACAAATCAAGTGGCCAATTCATCTGGAG GTTTCAAGGGTCACAGTTAGGGCAAAGGAAGCAGTTGAAGCTGCTGGTGGGTCTGTTAGAAGAGTGTATTACAACAAATTGGGCTTCCGAGCACTGCTCAAGCCTGAGTGGTTTGAAAAGAAAGGCAGGTTGTTGCCCAAAGCAGCTAGGCCTCCCCCGAAACAAAGGGATAAAGTTGATAGCATCGGCCGATTGCCTGCCCCAACCAAACCTATACCATTTTCAGTTGACGAAAAGGAGGCAGCCTCCAGTTCATCTGCTTAA